From the genome of Verrucomicrobiia bacterium, one region includes:
- the rpoB gene encoding DNA-directed RNA polymerase subunit beta: protein MPSKATERINFGKIKEVIAPPNLIEVQCNSYREFLQAESAPSKRKNLGLQAVFKEVFPIESYDGKTVLDFHSYEIGEPKLDWLECLREGVTFGAPLHVTFLLQEERGTKEEKVFMGELPLMTPQGTFVINGAERVIVSQLHRSPGLAFEASQHANGKMLYSFRIIPDRGSWYEAQFDTSDMLYVYLDRKKRRRKFLTTTFFRALANIDGNKDEKKTGSDAEILELFYKVETLSIKEAEALEEIQNKVLVEDAVDEDKGIVVARAFEPLSKATIKQIAELGINKVRVVDTSVDDGIIIKCLKKDPTKNEDEALKDIYRRLRPGDPPTAANAKALLKRLFFDPKRYDLGRVGRYKIQQKLGLKGNDDVRILTKQDLVEATRYLLKLKKGEGSLDDIDHLGSRRVRTVGELLANQCRVGLARTERLVKERMTLFDQELESMTPAKLINPKALSAVIRDFFGRSQLSQFMDQINPLAELTHKRRLSALGPGGLSRDRAGFEVRDVHPSHYGRICPIETPEGPNIGLIASLATFARVNDFGFIETPYRKVENGRVTSQIDYLTGDREENYIVAQANAVIDEKGHFQTARVTCRCRGDFIDVEPPKVDYMDVSPKQLVSVAAGLIPFLEHDDANRALMGSNMQRQAVPLLITEAPFVATGLEDRVARDSCAVLIAEEAGKVASVVGNQIIISKDGKVPEGKKKIKTDPANGVYVYNVRKFMRSNAATCINQKILVGKGDNVKKGQVLADGPCTQGGELALGRNVLVAFMPWNGYNFEDAILISERIVKEDIFTSIHIDEFEVGARDTKLGPEEITRDIPNLGDEALKNLGPDGVIRIGAEVKPGDILVGKITPKSETELAPEERLLRAIFGEKAADVKDTSLRVPSGTYGIVMDVKVSSKKEADKVASSSSASRLTGNEAKKHQKQVEDDYKAKTDELREQLTEALSNILLGEKIPLDVVNSETGEIIIPANRKITKTLLRKLAQVYDRIEIDPSPIRNKINEIIGTFKKKFDDLQMQYDEEMERVEAGDDVDPGIIKSVKVYIASKRKLSVGDKMAGRHGNKGVVAKIVPEEDIPFLADGTPVDIVLNPLGVPSRMNVGQVLETHLGWAAKLLGLKYATPVFDGIKEKEIRGYLEDAIDLKKKSGDHAQLVGENGKATLYDGRTGEAYDQEVVVGYIYMMKLGHLVADKIHARAVGPYSLVTQQPLGGKAQYGGQRFGEMEVWAMEAYGAAYTLQELLTVKSDDVQGRTRIYESIVKGDNALEAGVPESFNVLVKEMQSLGLDVKVGYTNPADQPEQTANLATL from the coding sequence ATGCCATCGAAAGCGACTGAACGTATCAATTTCGGCAAGATCAAAGAGGTCATTGCACCCCCGAATCTGATCGAGGTGCAGTGCAATTCGTACCGGGAGTTTTTGCAGGCTGAGAGTGCGCCGTCCAAGCGCAAGAACCTCGGATTGCAAGCCGTCTTCAAGGAAGTGTTCCCGATTGAGAGTTATGATGGCAAAACAGTTTTAGATTTTCATAGTTACGAGATCGGCGAGCCCAAGCTCGACTGGCTCGAGTGCTTGCGCGAAGGCGTGACCTTCGGCGCGCCGTTGCACGTGACCTTCCTCCTGCAGGAAGAGCGCGGCACGAAAGAAGAGAAGGTGTTCATGGGCGAACTGCCCCTGATGACCCCGCAAGGCACGTTCGTGATCAATGGTGCCGAGCGCGTGATCGTCAGCCAGCTGCACCGCTCGCCCGGTCTGGCCTTCGAAGCCAGCCAGCACGCGAACGGCAAGATGCTGTATAGCTTCCGCATCATCCCGGACCGCGGTTCCTGGTATGAGGCGCAGTTCGACACGAGCGACATGCTCTATGTCTACCTCGATCGTAAGAAGCGCCGCCGCAAGTTCCTGACGACGACGTTCTTCCGCGCCCTCGCGAATATCGATGGCAACAAGGACGAGAAGAAGACGGGTTCCGACGCGGAAATCCTGGAGCTGTTCTACAAGGTCGAGACCTTGAGCATCAAGGAAGCTGAAGCGCTGGAAGAGATCCAGAACAAGGTCTTGGTGGAAGACGCGGTGGACGAGGACAAGGGCATCGTGGTGGCCCGCGCGTTCGAGCCGCTCTCCAAGGCGACGATCAAGCAGATCGCCGAGCTGGGCATCAACAAGGTGCGCGTTGTGGATACGTCCGTGGACGACGGCATCATCATCAAGTGCCTTAAGAAAGACCCGACGAAGAACGAAGACGAAGCGCTGAAAGATATTTACCGCCGTCTGCGTCCTGGGGATCCGCCGACTGCAGCCAACGCGAAAGCGTTGCTCAAGCGCCTGTTCTTTGATCCGAAGCGTTATGATCTCGGCCGCGTCGGTCGCTACAAGATCCAGCAGAAGCTGGGTCTCAAGGGCAACGATGACGTCCGCATCCTGACGAAACAGGATCTCGTGGAAGCCACTCGCTACCTCTTGAAGCTCAAGAAGGGTGAGGGTTCCTTGGATGATATCGATCACTTGGGCAGCCGCCGTGTGCGTACTGTTGGTGAGTTGCTCGCCAACCAGTGCCGCGTGGGCCTGGCCCGTACCGAGCGTCTGGTCAAGGAGCGTATGACGCTGTTTGATCAAGAGCTCGAGTCCATGACCCCGGCGAAGCTGATCAATCCGAAGGCACTGTCTGCGGTCATCCGCGACTTCTTCGGCCGCAGCCAGCTGAGCCAGTTCATGGATCAGATCAATCCGTTGGCGGAATTGACGCACAAACGCCGCTTGTCGGCACTTGGGCCCGGGGGTCTCTCCCGTGACCGTGCTGGCTTCGAAGTTCGTGACGTGCATCCGTCTCACTACGGTCGTATCTGCCCGATTGAAACGCCTGAAGGTCCGAACATCGGTCTGATCGCCTCTTTGGCGACCTTTGCCCGGGTGAACGACTTCGGCTTCATCGAGACGCCGTACCGCAAGGTGGAGAATGGCCGGGTGACCAGCCAGATCGACTACCTCACGGGTGATCGTGAAGAGAATTACATCGTGGCGCAGGCGAATGCCGTCATCGACGAGAAGGGTCATTTCCAGACCGCTCGCGTGACCTGCCGCTGCCGCGGGGACTTTATCGACGTGGAACCGCCGAAGGTGGATTACATGGACGTGTCGCCGAAGCAGCTCGTTTCCGTGGCTGCCGGTCTGATCCCGTTCTTGGAGCACGATGACGCGAACCGCGCATTGATGGGTTCCAACATGCAACGCCAGGCTGTGCCGTTGTTGATTACCGAGGCGCCGTTTGTGGCGACCGGCTTGGAAGATCGCGTGGCCCGTGACTCATGCGCTGTCTTGATCGCTGAAGAAGCGGGCAAGGTGGCCTCCGTGGTGGGCAATCAGATCATCATCTCGAAGGACGGGAAGGTCCCCGAGGGCAAGAAGAAGATCAAGACGGACCCGGCGAACGGTGTTTACGTTTACAACGTGCGCAAGTTCATGCGCTCGAACGCGGCCACCTGCATCAACCAGAAGATTCTGGTGGGCAAGGGTGACAATGTGAAAAAGGGCCAGGTCCTGGCGGACGGTCCTTGCACACAGGGCGGCGAGCTGGCCCTCGGCCGGAACGTGCTTGTGGCGTTCATGCCTTGGAACGGTTACAACTTCGAGGACGCCATCCTCATCAGCGAGCGCATCGTGAAAGAAGACATCTTCACGTCCATCCACATCGACGAGTTCGAAGTGGGCGCCCGCGATACGAAGCTGGGACCTGAAGAGATCACGCGCGATATCCCGAACCTCGGCGATGAAGCGTTGAAGAACCTCGGGCCGGACGGCGTCATCCGCATCGGTGCGGAAGTGAAGCCCGGTGACATTTTGGTCGGCAAGATCACGCCGAAGAGCGAGACGGAACTGGCGCCGGAAGAGCGCTTGCTCCGCGCCATCTTCGGTGAGAAGGCCGCAGACGTGAAAGACACGTCGCTGCGCGTGCCCTCTGGCACTTATGGCATCGTGATGGACGTCAAGGTCTCCTCGAAGAAGGAAGCGGACAAAGTCGCTTCTTCCTCCTCGGCGAGCCGCCTGACGGGCAACGAAGCCAAGAAGCACCAGAAGCAGGTGGAAGACGATTACAAGGCCAAGACGGATGAACTGCGCGAGCAGCTCACGGAAGCCCTCTCGAACATCCTGCTCGGTGAGAAGATCCCGCTCGACGTGGTGAACAGCGAGACCGGTGAGATCATCATCCCGGCGAACCGCAAGATCACCAAGACGCTGCTGCGCAAGCTCGCACAGGTCTATGATCGCATTGAGATCGATCCGTCCCCGATCCGTAACAAGATCAACGAGATCATCGGCACGTTTAAGAAGAAATTCGACGATCTGCAGATGCAGTACGACGAAGAGATGGAACGTGTGGAAGCCGGTGACGACGTCGATCCTGGCATCATCAAGTCCGTGAAGGTCTATATCGCCTCCAAGCGCAAGCTGTCGGTGGGTGACAAGATGGCCGGTCGTCACGGTAACAAGGGTGTCGTGGCGAAGATCGTGCCGGAAGAAGACATTCCGTTCCTCGCGGACGGTACTCCGGTGGACATCGTGCTGAACCCGCTGGGCGTGCCTTCACGCATGAACGTCGGACAGGTGTTGGAAACGCACTTGGGCTGGGCGGCGAAGCTGCTCGGGCTGAAGTACGCCACGCCGGTGTTCGACGGCATCAAGGAGAAGGAGATCCGCGGTTATCTGGAAGACGCGATCGACCTGAAGAAGAAGTCTGGCGACCATGCCCAGCTTGTCGGTGAAAACGGCAAGGCGACGTTGTATGACGGACGCACGGGTGAGGCGTATGACCAGGAAGTGGTCGTGGGCTACATCTACATGATGAAGCTGGGTCACTTGGTGGCGGACAAGATCCATGCCCGCGCCGTTGGACCTTACTCGCTCGTCACACAGCAGCCGCTGGGTGGCAAGGCGCAGTACGGTGGCCAGCGCTTCGGCGAAATGGAAGTGTGGGCGATGGAAGCCTATGGCGCCGCCTACACGCTGCAAGAGTTGCTGACTGTGAAGTCGGACGACGTGCAGGGCCGCACACGTATCTACGAGAGCATCGTCAAGGGTGACAATGCGCTGGAAGCCGGCGTGCCGGAATCGTTCAACGTCTTGGTCAAGGAAATGCAATCCTTGGGTCTGGACGTCAAAGTGGGCTACACGAACCCCGCTGACCAGCCGGAACAGACGGCTAACCTGGCAACCCTGTAA
- the rplL gene encoding 50S ribosomal protein L7/L12, protein MADIAKLVEELGKLTVIEAADLVKQLETAWGVTAAAPVAVAAAGAPAGGAAAPAAEAKTEFDVILVSVPADKKIAVIKVVREVKAGLGLAEAKALVEGAPKPIIEGGKKEEAEAAKKKLEEAGAKVEVK, encoded by the coding sequence ATGGCAGACATCGCAAAGTTGGTTGAAGAATTGGGCAAGCTGACGGTCATCGAGGCCGCAGACTTGGTGAAGCAACTTGAGACCGCGTGGGGCGTTACCGCCGCCGCGCCTGTGGCTGTGGCCGCTGCTGGCGCTCCTGCCGGTGGTGCTGCTGCACCCGCCGCCGAAGCGAAGACTGAGTTCGACGTGATCCTCGTGTCCGTTCCGGCTGACAAGAAGATCGCTGTGATCAAGGTCGTTCGCGAAGTGAAGGCTGGCTTGGGTCTGGCGGAAGCCAAGGCTCTCGTCGAAGGCGCTCCGAAGCCGATTATCGAAGGTGGCAAGAAGGAAGAAGCCGAAGCCGCCAAGAAGAAGCTCGAAGAAGCCGGCGCGAAGGTCGAGGTCAAGTAA
- the rplJ gene encoding 50S ribosomal protein L10 produces MRAEKKFISEEYILRLNASPFFIVVDYTKMTVLQFTELRKRLQNAGAEVHVVKNSIFRIAAKEAGVAELNGSLAGQIAVVTGQKDVSAAAKVVKSFQAEFDKPKLKFGYLNNQRLEAKDVVALADLPSLDVLRGKLLGVLQAPAQKLAALINTPGSQLARVIKAKADKGE; encoded by the coding sequence ATGCGTGCCGAAAAGAAATTTATCAGTGAGGAATACATCCTCCGTTTGAACGCTTCGCCGTTCTTCATCGTCGTTGATTATACGAAGATGACCGTTCTGCAGTTCACCGAGCTGCGCAAGCGTTTGCAAAACGCGGGTGCCGAGGTGCACGTCGTCAAGAACTCCATCTTCCGCATCGCCGCGAAGGAAGCGGGTGTGGCGGAATTGAATGGCTCCCTCGCCGGCCAGATCGCCGTGGTGACGGGCCAGAAGGACGTCTCCGCAGCGGCGAAGGTCGTGAAGAGCTTCCAAGCCGAGTTTGACAAGCCGAAATTGAAGTTCGGTTATCTGAACAACCAGCGCCTCGAGGCGAAGGATGTGGTGGCTTTGGCCGACCTGCCGTCGCTCGATGTGTTGCGTGGCAAGCTGCTCGGAGTGCTGCAAGCCCCGGCGCAGAAGCTGGCCGCCCTTATCAACACGCCGGGCTCACAGCTCGCTCGTGTCATCAAGGCGAAGGCAGACAAAGGCGAATAA
- the rplA gene encoding 50S ribosomal protein L1, with protein sequence MPSKRYKKALEAVPKKATSLKAAAELLVKFPKAKFDETVDLAFRLGVDPRQSDQMVRGTVPLPHGSGKVVKVLVFAKPGPSADAAKAAGAEFVGFEDMIKQCTDGWTGFDVAVATPEAMVEVRKLGKVLGPRGLMPNPKTGTVTDDTAKAVREVKAGRVEYKVDKTGNVHVVVGKASFKAEQIEENARAVIDAVVKSRPSSVKGVFVRSVTLSATMSPGITIDTRDLNTVAA encoded by the coding sequence ATGCCCAGCAAACGTTATAAGAAAGCGCTTGAGGCGGTGCCCAAGAAGGCGACCTCCCTCAAGGCGGCTGCGGAACTTCTGGTGAAGTTCCCGAAAGCCAAGTTCGATGAAACTGTGGACCTCGCGTTCCGCCTCGGTGTGGATCCGCGCCAGTCTGACCAGATGGTTCGTGGCACAGTTCCTCTGCCTCACGGCAGCGGTAAAGTAGTGAAGGTGCTCGTTTTCGCCAAGCCGGGACCTTCCGCTGATGCAGCGAAAGCGGCTGGTGCCGAGTTCGTCGGTTTCGAGGATATGATCAAGCAATGCACTGACGGCTGGACGGGTTTCGACGTCGCGGTGGCTACGCCTGAAGCGATGGTGGAAGTCCGTAAGCTGGGCAAGGTCCTCGGACCTCGCGGTCTAATGCCGAACCCGAAGACGGGTACGGTGACGGACGATACGGCCAAGGCCGTGCGCGAAGTGAAGGCCGGTCGCGTCGAATACAAGGTCGACAAGACGGGGAATGTGCATGTGGTCGTAGGCAAGGCTTCGTTCAAGGCCGAGCAGATCGAGGAAAACGCGCGCGCCGTCATCGACGCCGTGGTGAAGTCCCGTCCGTCCAGCGTAAAGGGCGTGTTCGTCCGTTCCGTGACGCTCTCCGCCACGATGAGCCCGGGCATCACGATTGATACGCGTGATCTGAACACTGTGGCCGCTTAA
- the rplK gene encoding 50S ribosomal protein L11 gives MAKKVTGQIKLQIPAGQANPAPPVGPALGQHGVNIMGFCKEFNARTKDQAGLIIPVVITVFQDKSFTFITKSPPASVLLKKAAGIASGSKTPNKEKVGKVTRKQVLDIVKLKLSDMNARNEEAAFRVVAGTARSMGIEIKD, from the coding sequence ATGGCGAAGAAAGTTACTGGTCAGATCAAGTTGCAGATCCCTGCCGGTCAGGCGAATCCGGCTCCTCCCGTGGGGCCGGCCCTCGGTCAGCATGGTGTGAACATCATGGGCTTCTGCAAAGAGTTCAATGCCCGCACGAAAGACCAAGCGGGTTTGATCATCCCTGTGGTGATCACGGTGTTCCAAGACAAATCATTTACTTTCATCACCAAGTCGCCCCCGGCTTCGGTGCTTTTGAAGAAGGCCGCAGGCATCGCCTCCGGTTCCAAGACGCCGAACAAGGAAAAGGTCGGCAAAGTGACGCGCAAGCAGGTGCTCGACATCGTCAAGCTGAAGTTGTCTGACATGAATGCGCGCAATGAAGAAGCTGCTTTCCGTGTGGTGGCCGGTACGGCCCGCAGCATGGGAATCGAGATCAAAGACTAA
- the nusG gene encoding transcription termination/antitermination protein NusG, producing the protein MKSQWFVIHTLSGQEQKVKDSIEKRIKPEEMGEYIHEVLVPMEKVAEVRNGKKTVTNRKLYPGYVFVHMILLDDSGRPIEKPWYFIRDTQGIIGFVGGERPSPTPADEIESIKSQIADAEDSERPKVQFDVGETVKINDGPFLNFSGVIEEIEPERGKLKVTVNIFGRNTPVELEYWQVEKA; encoded by the coding sequence ATGAAAAGCCAGTGGTTTGTGATTCATACGCTGTCCGGGCAGGAGCAGAAGGTCAAGGACAGCATCGAGAAGCGCATCAAGCCCGAAGAGATGGGCGAGTATATCCATGAGGTGCTCGTGCCGATGGAGAAGGTGGCGGAAGTGCGCAATGGAAAGAAGACGGTCACGAACCGGAAGTTGTATCCCGGTTATGTGTTCGTGCATATGATTTTGCTGGATGACAGCGGCCGCCCGATCGAGAAGCCGTGGTATTTCATCCGGGACACGCAGGGCATCATCGGTTTCGTGGGCGGCGAACGTCCGTCTCCGACGCCGGCGGATGAGATCGAGTCGATCAAGTCGCAGATCGCGGACGCGGAAGATTCGGAACGTCCGAAGGTGCAGTTCGATGTGGGCGAGACGGTGAAGATCAACGACGGTCCGTTCCTGAATTTCAGCGGCGTGATCGAAGAGATCGAGCCGGAGCGTGGCAAGTTGAAGGTGACGGTGAATATTTTCGGCCGGAACACGCCAGTGGAATTGGAATACTGGCAGGTGGAGAAGGCCTGA
- the secE gene encoding preprotein translocase subunit SecE: MKEYLPTIIGLVLLIAVIGVLWSKGYLLRFGAYVGETQEELRKCSWPTVEELKGSTLVVLVSIVLLGGFTVMADAVVLWLVKWLMSL, encoded by the coding sequence GTGAAAGAGTATTTGCCAACAATAATCGGGTTGGTCCTGTTGATCGCCGTCATCGGCGTTCTCTGGAGCAAAGGGTACTTGCTGCGTTTTGGTGCGTATGTGGGTGAGACGCAGGAGGAGTTGCGCAAGTGCTCGTGGCCGACCGTCGAGGAACTGAAAGGTTCCACGCTGGTGGTGCTGGTATCCATCGTGCTGTTGGGCGGTTTCACAGTCATGGCGGATGCAGTCGTGCTGTGGCTGGTCAAGTGGCTAATGAGCCTGTAA
- the tuf gene encoding elongation factor Tu: MAKESFQRTKPHVNVGTIGHVDHGKSTLTAALVAVQSRKGMAPPISYADITKGGTVRDDSKTVTIAASHVEYESDKRHYAHVDCPGHADYVKNMITGAAQMDGAILVVSAADGPMPQTREHILLARQVGVPAIVVFLNKVDLVDDTELLDLVEMEIRDLLSKYQFPGDTTPIIRGSATAAMAAKPEGEAAIQNLLNAIDTAIPLPEREIDKPFLMCIEDVFNIEGRGTVVTGRVERGVLDRMSEVEIVGLKDTRKTTATDIEMFRKLLDKASAGDNVGVLLRGTKKEEVERGMVLAKPGSIKPHTKFKAEVYVLTKEEGGRHTPFFTNYRPQFYFRTSDVTGTVHLAAGVEMVMPGDNVSVDIELLAPVAMEKGQRFAIREGGRTIGAGRVSEVIAVA; this comes from the coding sequence ATGGCTAAGGAATCATTCCAGAGAACGAAACCGCACGTTAACGTCGGCACAATCGGTCACGTTGACCATGGCAAATCCACTTTGACCGCCGCCCTCGTGGCTGTGCAGAGCCGTAAGGGTATGGCTCCTCCGATCAGCTACGCCGATATCACCAAGGGTGGTACGGTGCGTGATGACAGCAAGACGGTGACGATCGCTGCTTCTCACGTGGAATACGAGAGCGACAAGCGCCACTACGCGCACGTTGACTGCCCGGGCCATGCTGACTACGTCAAGAACATGATCACCGGTGCTGCGCAGATGGATGGCGCAATCTTGGTGGTTTCCGCCGCTGACGGCCCGATGCCTCAGACCCGTGAGCACATCCTGCTCGCCCGTCAGGTTGGTGTGCCCGCTATCGTGGTGTTCTTGAACAAGGTCGACCTCGTGGACGACACGGAACTCCTCGACCTCGTCGAGATGGAGATCCGTGATCTCCTGAGCAAGTATCAATTCCCGGGCGACACGACCCCGATCATCCGTGGTTCCGCTACGGCGGCCATGGCGGCCAAGCCGGAAGGTGAAGCGGCCATCCAGAACTTGCTGAACGCGATCGACACCGCGATTCCGTTGCCGGAACGCGAAATCGACAAGCCGTTCTTGATGTGCATCGAAGACGTGTTCAACATTGAAGGCCGTGGTACTGTGGTGACCGGTCGTGTTGAGCGTGGTGTCCTTGATCGTATGTCTGAAGTTGAGATCGTCGGTTTGAAGGATACTCGCAAGACGACGGCTACGGACATCGAAATGTTCCGCAAGCTGCTCGACAAGGCTTCTGCTGGTGACAACGTCGGCGTTCTGCTGCGTGGCACGAAGAAGGAAGAGGTCGAACGTGGTATGGTGCTCGCGAAGCCGGGTTCCATCAAGCCGCACACGAAGTTCAAGGCTGAAGTGTACGTGCTGACGAAGGAAGAGGGTGGCCGTCATACGCCGTTCTTCACCAACTATCGTCCGCAATTCTACTTCCGCACGTCTGACGTCACGGGCACTGTTCACCTCGCCGCTGGCGTGGAGATGGTGATGCCTGGTGATAACGTCTCCGTGGACATCGAGTTGCTCGCTCCGGTCGCTATGGAAAAGGGCCAACGCTTCGCGATCCGCGAGGGTGGTCGCACCATCGGCGCCGGTCGCGTGAGCGAAGTGATCGCGGTGGCTTAA
- the rnhC gene encoding ribonuclease HIII produces MKALTNYTCKLTTEQADKLRGILDERGYLERTVPYARFAAANDAVNVVYYESGKLVVQGKGTDDLVKFILEPDILGEAKIGYEADLDPEFYAARIGIDESGKGDFFGPLCVAGVYVNEKVIKAWADSGIRDSKTVSSDKKMAELADLIKNTKGCIYSVVPIGNEAYNRLHRKMGSVNSLLAWGHARVVENLLAQKDLLVPPPVRAISDQFASTKSTVAKAMMELGKGIELVQRHKAEADIAVAAASILSRDEFVKRLSGMERLYGLKFPKGASAAVVEAGKEYVKKFGDEKLGQVAKMHFRTSYTVLGLPEPPKTEWRKPGNKPQNEE; encoded by the coding sequence GTGAAAGCATTGACCAACTATACTTGCAAGCTCACTACGGAGCAGGCGGACAAGTTGCGCGGCATCCTAGATGAGCGCGGTTACTTGGAGCGAACGGTGCCGTATGCGCGGTTCGCGGCGGCGAATGATGCGGTGAACGTGGTGTATTACGAGAGCGGGAAGCTGGTGGTGCAGGGGAAGGGGACGGATGACTTGGTGAAGTTCATCTTGGAGCCAGACATTCTTGGGGAGGCGAAAATCGGGTATGAGGCGGATCTGGACCCGGAGTTTTATGCGGCGCGGATTGGTATTGATGAAAGCGGTAAGGGCGATTTCTTCGGGCCTCTCTGTGTGGCTGGGGTTTACGTTAACGAAAAAGTAATTAAGGCGTGGGCGGATTCTGGGATTCGGGATTCCAAGACGGTTTCGAGTGATAAGAAGATGGCGGAGTTGGCGGATTTGATCAAGAACACGAAGGGGTGCATTTATAGCGTGGTGCCAATCGGGAATGAGGCTTACAACCGGTTGCATCGGAAGATGGGGAGTGTGAACAGTTTGCTGGCTTGGGGGCATGCGCGGGTGGTGGAGAACTTGTTGGCGCAGAAGGACTTGCTGGTACCGCCGCCGGTGCGGGCGATCAGTGATCAGTTTGCTTCCACGAAGAGCACGGTGGCGAAGGCGATGATGGAGTTGGGCAAGGGGATCGAGCTGGTGCAACGGCATAAGGCGGAGGCGGATATCGCGGTGGCGGCGGCGTCGATCTTATCGCGGGATGAATTTGTGAAGCGGTTGTCGGGGATGGAGCGGCTTTACGGGTTAAAGTTTCCGAAAGGTGCCTCGGCGGCGGTGGTCGAGGCGGGGAAGGAGTATGTGAAGAAGTTCGGGGATGAGAAGCTGGGGCAGGTGGCGAAGATGCATTTCCGGACGTCTTATACGGTTTTGGGTCTGCCGGAGCCGCCGAAGACGGAATGGCGGAAGCCGGGTAACAAGCCGCAGAATGAAGAATAA
- a CDS encoding prenyltransferase/squalene oxidase repeat-containing protein gives MSSACLSRFVLLAVLVGWMGWAGLGEVEGAETISQVELRRAIGRALPLIERSAAQTLKAKDCFTCHHGAHAAMALNEAWVHGFRLQRNSLEDQLERAYHELVTEQPRFKKGFSVSNTADGPGHALWMLQVAGWERDAVTDGAVEFFLSQQQRSGNWETSPARSPTVGSSFTVTFLALRALKNYGKAEDIRESLVKAEEWLLKTPAEDTEDRVYRLRALHLLEQREAMEVEVKKLLSEQRKDGGWGQMGFLDSDAYATGTALAALVDTGAITVASAEYKRGVEYLLREQKSDGSWYVKKRTRSQQPMFESGFPYGQDQFISYSATCWATYALLKAMPVERRRAKRDFLSSEGKGRLKKMTNDEVRPRP, from the coding sequence ATGTCATCTGCCTGTTTAAGCCGCTTCGTCTTGCTGGCCGTATTGGTCGGTTGGATGGGGTGGGCAGGTTTAGGTGAGGTGGAGGGAGCGGAAACGATTTCGCAGGTGGAATTGCGGAGGGCAATCGGACGGGCTCTGCCATTGATCGAGCGGAGTGCGGCGCAAACTTTGAAGGCGAAGGATTGTTTCACGTGTCATCATGGGGCGCATGCGGCGATGGCTTTGAATGAGGCGTGGGTACATGGGTTTCGCCTGCAAAGAAACAGTTTGGAGGATCAGCTGGAGCGGGCTTATCACGAATTGGTGACGGAGCAGCCGCGGTTCAAAAAGGGATTCTCGGTGAGCAACACGGCGGATGGGCCGGGGCATGCGTTGTGGATGTTGCAGGTGGCGGGCTGGGAGCGGGATGCGGTCACAGATGGAGCAGTGGAGTTTTTTCTGAGCCAGCAACAACGGTCGGGCAATTGGGAGACTTCACCGGCGCGTTCACCGACGGTGGGAAGTTCTTTCACGGTGACGTTTCTGGCATTGCGGGCGCTTAAGAATTACGGAAAGGCGGAAGATATTCGCGAGAGCTTGGTGAAAGCGGAGGAGTGGCTGTTGAAGACTCCGGCGGAGGATACGGAGGATCGGGTGTATCGGCTGAGGGCGTTGCATTTGCTGGAGCAGCGAGAGGCGATGGAAGTAGAGGTGAAGAAGTTGTTGAGTGAGCAACGCAAGGATGGTGGGTGGGGGCAGATGGGGTTTCTCGATAGCGATGCGTATGCGACGGGGACTGCTCTGGCAGCATTGGTGGATACGGGTGCCATCACGGTGGCATCAGCGGAATACAAACGCGGGGTGGAGTATTTATTGCGGGAGCAGAAGAGCGATGGCTCGTGGTATGTGAAGAAGCGGACGCGGAGCCAGCAGCCGATGTTTGAGAGCGGATTTCCCTATGGGCAGGATCAGTTCATTTCGTATTCGGCAACGTGCTGGGCGACGTATGCGCTCTTGAAAGCAATGCCGGTAGAGAGGCGGAGAGCGAAGAGGGATTTTTTGAGCAGTGAGGGGAAGGGGAGGTTGAAGAAAATGACCAATGACGAAGTTCGACCACGACCTTGA